The Paramixta manurensis region TGAGCTGGAAGCGTTAGTGCCCGATTCACGACGCATTACCGGCAACCTGATGATGCCAGGCTTCACCGCGCCGAAATTGCTGTGGGTGAAGCAGCATGAACCCGAGGTCTTTTCCCGCGTCGAAAAAGTGTTGCTACCGAAAGATTATCTGCGTTGGCGCATTACCGGCGAGTTCGCCAGCGACATGTCAGATGCGGCGGGTACCCTGTGGCTGGATGTGAAAAAACGCGCCTGGAATGACGAATTGCTGGCGGCCTGCGGCCTTTCGCAGCGGCAGATGCCCGCTTTATACGAAGGCAATCAAATTACTGGCAACTTGCAACAGGATGTGGCGCGACGCTGGGGCATGCCGGAAGTTCCGGTAATTGCCGGTGGCGGCGACAATGCGGCGGGCGCGGTGGGCGTCGGCATTGTCGATGCCGGGCAAGGCATGTTATCGCTGGGTACTTCCGGGGTTTACTTCGTGGTCAGCGACGGCTTTTTAAGTAATGTGGAAAGTGCGGTACATAGTTTTTGCCACGCGTTGCCCAACCGCTGGCATTTAATGTCGGTGGTATTAAGCGCGGCCTCCTGCCTTGACTGGGCGGCGCAGCTAACCGGTTGCCAGGATGTTCCTGCATTACTGGCGGAAGCCGAGCGGGCAAAAAACGATGTCCCGCCGATTTGGTTTTTGCCTTATCTCTCCGGCGAACGTACCCCACATAATAATCCGGAAGCGAAAGGCGTCTTCTTTGGCCTTACCCACCAGCATGGTCGTGCGGAACTGGCGCGCGCGGTACTGGAAGGCGTCGGTTTCGCGCTGGCGCAAGGCATGGATGCGGTTCATGCCAGCGGCGTGAAGCCCGAATCGATTATGTTAATCGGCGGTGGCGCGCGTAGCGCTTACTGGCGCCAGATGCTGGCCGATATTAGCGGGCAAACGCTGGATTACTGCACCGGTGGCGATGTTGGGCCTGCGCTCGGCGCGGCGCGGCTGGCACTGTTAGCATTAAACCCGCAAACGCCGTTGGCGGAAATGTTGCCAGCGCTACCGTTAGAGCAACGCCACCAACCTGATGCGCAACGTCACCAGGCCTATCGGCAGCAGCGGGAAACCTTTGAGCGTCTGTATCAGCAGTTGCTGCCGTTAATGGAATAATTACTCGTCCGTCGGAGAAGGTAGCGTGCCGTTTTTGGCCTTCTCCGCGCCAGTCTGGTTTAACTGACCAGCCGGTGCGTATCCAACCGCTGTAAGCCCATCGCCAGCAACAAACTACCGCCAAGGGTTATCGCAAACACCAACGGAATATCCACTAATGGATGCGCGGTGTGATCGAGGTGATGGGTACGCAGGTAGTGAATAAACAGCGCATGGAAGCCGTAAATCGGTAAGGAGTAGCGTGAAATGGTCGCCAAACCTGGTAAGGGGCGTTGATTCAGGCAATTTTTAAACAGTACCATCAGACTGATGGCGGCAATAAACACCAAGGGGCCGCAGTAGAGATACCAGAGGTCGGAAAACGCGCCGTTAATATGCAGCTCTCGTTTAGTGCCAATTGAAATCCCAATCACGCAGCCAATAAACAGCCCGCCCGCCAACCCATTCACCCCACGCCGTGCCGTTTCCATCATGCCGATGGCGCGCCCCAGCAGAGCGTAGAGCAGGTAATAAATGGTATTGCCGCTGACGTAAAGGTTCACCGGCAACCAGTGAAAGGGCCCGAGCGATTGATCGGCGGTATTGGGATTAGCGAGCACCGCCAGCACCAGCACCACCAAAGCCACATAGCCCGCTTTCGCCTCTTTCACCTGAATCAACGGCGAAAACAAATAAATCACGATAATGGCGAAGAAAAACCAGAGATGATAAAACACCGGCTTTTGTAATAAGTGTTTGATTGATAAACCTTCACTGATCGGGGTTAGCCAGGTGATATAGGCCAGCGCCACGGCGCTGTAGAACAACAGACAGAGAATAATGCGCAGGAAATGGCGACGCTGCGCGCTGCGTTCGCCAAAAAACAGGTAGCCGGAAATCATAAAAAACAGTGGAACGCAGACGCGTGACGCGGAGTTGAGGAGATTGGCGATGTCCCAGTGCGATTCGGTAATCTTCGGGCTATTAGTGACATACCACGTGGTGGTGTGGATCATAATCACCATCAGGCAGGCTACCGCGCGTAAATTATCAATCCAGCCAATCTTTTGCGTCATGTCATCCTCATGTTGCTTTCGCATCAATGCGTTATGAGCGTAGCCGCCCGCTTCTGTTTCAACAACCTCGCCACGGCGGAATCAGATTTGGCTGACCGGTTGCGCGCGCCAAAACCTAAACCCTTCACCAACATCTCGCTGAATTTTCTACAAAGGTTCCGTCGGGTTTGTAACTCAGGCTGACTATCCGGCGGTCAAAGGGTATACTGGCGCACACTTTTTTAATCCACTCGTATCGCGTGCGAATTCAACATGCAAAAGTTTGATACCAAGACCTTTCAGGGCCTGATCCTGACCTTGCAGGATTACTGGGCGCGCCAGGGCTGCACCATTGTTCAACCGTTGGACATGGAAGTCGGCGCCGGTACCTCTCACCCGATGACGTGCCTGCGTGCG contains the following coding sequences:
- the xylB gene encoding xylulokinase gives rise to the protein MVIGIDLGTSGVKVVLLDEHGQTLASKTVKLRVSRPKPLWSEQDPESWWQATDEAMRALAEEQDLSQVRALGLSGQMHGATLLDSQNRVLRPAILWNDGRSAAQCRELEALVPDSRRITGNLMMPGFTAPKLLWVKQHEPEVFSRVEKVLLPKDYLRWRITGEFASDMSDAAGTLWLDVKKRAWNDELLAACGLSQRQMPALYEGNQITGNLQQDVARRWGMPEVPVIAGGGDNAAGAVGVGIVDAGQGMLSLGTSGVYFVVSDGFLSNVESAVHSFCHALPNRWHLMSVVLSAASCLDWAAQLTGCQDVPALLAEAERAKNDVPPIWFLPYLSGERTPHNNPEAKGVFFGLTHQHGRAELARAVLEGVGFALAQGMDAVHASGVKPESIMLIGGGARSAYWRQMLADISGQTLDYCTGGDVGPALGAARLALLALNPQTPLAEMLPALPLEQRHQPDAQRHQAYRQQRETFERLYQQLLPLME
- a CDS encoding acyltransferase, with amino-acid sequence MTQKIGWIDNLRAVACLMVIMIHTTTWYVTNSPKITESHWDIANLLNSASRVCVPLFFMISGYLFFGERSAQRRHFLRIILCLLFYSAVALAYITWLTPISEGLSIKHLLQKPVFYHLWFFFAIIVIYLFSPLIQVKEAKAGYVALVVLVLAVLANPNTADQSLGPFHWLPVNLYVSGNTIYYLLYALLGRAIGMMETARRGVNGLAGGLFIGCVIGISIGTKRELHINGAFSDLWYLYCGPLVFIAAISLMVLFKNCLNQRPLPGLATISRYSLPIYGFHALFIHYLRTHHLDHTAHPLVDIPLVFAITLGGSLLLAMGLQRLDTHRLVS